The following are from one region of the Halodesulfurarchaeum sp. HSR-GB genome:
- a CDS encoding HEWD family protein: protein MSVTIRHPTERACLRCEREEIWQEDEGTWRAKATGRIYCVHEWNVTGTFSPIDV from the coding sequence ATGAGTGTCACGATACGCCATCCCACGGAACGGGCCTGTCTCCGCTGTGAGCGTGAAGAAATCTGGCAGGAGGACGAAGGAACCTGGCGCGCGAAGGCAACTGGACGGATCTACTGCGTGCACGAGTGGAACGTGACTGGCACCTTTTCCCCGATTGACGTGTAA
- a CDS encoding acyltransferase yields the protein MSEPRHERLTARKTPGDRNALHYWQAAKPLWIVARNYAAIVLARHSPSLRLKNWLFRRLGMEIESGATWALESTPDVFFPELITVESEAIVGYDATILCHEFLQDEYRTGPVRIGERAMIGAGAIVLPGVEIGADSQVAANSLVTEDVPPGETVAGVPAEPVD from the coding sequence GTGTCCGAGCCACGCCACGAGCGGCTAACCGCTCGCAAAACCCCGGGAGACCGGAACGCACTCCACTACTGGCAAGCGGCCAAACCCCTCTGGATCGTGGCCCGGAACTACGCGGCGATCGTCCTGGCCCGGCACTCGCCCAGCCTCCGGTTGAAAAACTGGCTGTTCCGACGGCTCGGGATGGAAATCGAGTCCGGAGCGACGTGGGCCCTCGAATCGACGCCCGACGTCTTCTTTCCGGAGTTGATCACCGTCGAGTCCGAGGCGATCGTGGGCTATGACGCGACGATCCTCTGTCACGAGTTCCTTCAGGACGAGTACCGGACTGGCCCCGTCCGGATCGGCGAGCGAGCCATGATCGGGGCCGGTGCAATTGTGCTCCCGGGCGTCGAAATCGGAGCCGACTCGCAAGTCGCGGCGAACTCGCTAGTGACAGAAGACGTGCCACCCGGCGAGACCGTCGCGGGAGTTCCAGCCGAACCCGTCGATTAG